TTTAAACAGGGGTAGCACTGTTAGGCACAGAAACCAAAGTTGACCTGAAATTAAAAGCACATCTGCAGATCAGAGATTAAAAGTGATATATTCACATTTATCTACTTTGTCTGAAATCTGGGTATCAGCTTCCTTGCtgataccattaaaaaaaataaaaccttccaaaggcaaattgaataaaatattacataatTGTAAATTGGTTATTAGTACCTGTCAATGAACATTTGAAGGGTTTAACCATATCTCAGACCACCAAAGGAGCAAAAGGAAGAATCATCAGACATCTTGCCTTCTAAACCATGCCTTTTCATGACAAACCTAAAGCAGTCTTCACTCACCTTTTCAGCTGCTTGTGGGTCGACTTTCACACTGCCTCTCTTGCTAGCTTTAATATACTTAAAGCAGCTCAGGACACATTTGAACATATAGgcctgaaaaggaaaaaagggaagtcCACCGTTTTACTGCATGCCAACAAGAACATTTCCACTATTGCCATCAGTCTGCCACTGTCCTTCTCTCCTTGAGAGCTGTCTGGGACTGCATATCCCAAGGCCTTACATCAGTCTGTCTTGATCCTTCACTAGAAAGGTGACAACTCCATCTATTCAGAGCAGCCCACTGGTGTGGGAAGTCAATAGGACTATTAATGTAATTAAACATAAAGCACAACCTTAAGACTGCTGAGTGCTCAGTGTCACCAGGTGGGAAAGGAAAGCATGTCCTAATTTTCGTGTTATTTTTCTTAGCAGGCTACAAAGTCTGGATGTCTCAGAAACATGTGGATGGGCACGAAATCCACCTCTCAGAGATCCAAGGCCCCCTGGTCAATTAGGACTGACCTGAATGGCCAGCTCATTCAAGAAAATCCTATATTTTCATTAGCTACACTTTTCTGAGAAGACTGCCTTGAACCTCACAGAGTTACAACATGCAGTAAATAGAGAGCTTTTCTGAGAAAAACGGATCGATTGACAGATTATGGCACAAGAAAATAAGCAAGGCTTGTGAAACATaccatattaaataaatattttccctaCGTTGCGCAGTGAGGCGAAGTCGTGTGCCTCTTATTTTTATTGGCGTAAGACTGTACTTTAAAAACAGTTGGTATTTTCAAAGGAACATAGGGAGTTATATGTCCCAAGAACAAGCCATATAGCTTAGGATTTCCTAGAACAATGAGGACTGTTTGTCTTGACACAAAGCCAATACAAAGAATGAGAACAAGGAACGAAGTATCTGAGTTAAAGGAATCTGCCTCTCAAACAGACTCACAGAGATGAGGAGGTAAATCCAAACTTTAAGCACCTTCAGGGAATACTGCAAAAACCTTCTCCTTCTAAAAGCCTTTTCATACAGAGAGCAAACATGCAATACACTGAAGCCATCATAcaaactgtacaaaaaaaaaaaaaaggcactcaATCCCTAAAGAAACTccaataaactaaaaaaaaaaaaaaagtaataatttaataataataaaaaaaatctttttatttttactttgatttttcagaagagtttGCTGTAGTGCCAGTCCAGAATCTGCACTGAATTCTGTAAGAGTTGGCTTACATTAAGGCTGCTGCAAGCAATAGCAGGCTTGAGCAGAACACACAGTTTATGCAAAGGGATCCAGTCACCTTGGGATCATCCCATTACTGGCTAACTTAGAAAACACTTGAGTTGGTGTAGGATACCTTTTTTCACACTGAATTAAAAGTGGAAAACCTCACTGGCAGCTAGTGGCACTACAAGTGGATAGGAAGCTTGTCCTAAACATCAGGAGGGAACAGCAGTGAGCTACTTCagaattaattatattaaatattttatttcatcttccaTCAGAAATGTTCTATTTCCTCCTGGTTTCTGCATTCTTATCATGATGGTGGTAGAGGGGATGATTTAGATGCTATCTTGGTGGGGGTAGTCAGTGAATTGGAGCTGATGGGCCCTAAATTGGTCAAATTGGTTTTAACCTAAATTGGTTTTAGctataaaatatttcctgttgtAGCTTTGTTCCTCATCAGATCTGTATCACTGGGAAGGAACTCTCATGACAATGGTTTTGCTAGAAATAAAAGATGGAAGGGATTGTCACTAAGTTTGAAGGATTGATTCCTAATGATTTGTTTTGGGGACTTCTGAGGACCTCAGTAGACCAAGGAGTACGTGCACCTGTCCACTTCATCTTTCAGATTATTCTTCCCTAATCTCTCCTCTTGCAAACTCCAGCACAAAAACTCATTGCAGATGAATCCATCTTGTAACTAACTCTGTAGAAAATTCAAACCAACTGATTTGCCAGGTCAGGGAGACTTCTGATGAAAAcggtgttgggtctgtctgagctggagtcacctttaaaaccaccacaaaaacCCACACAGCCAGCTGGGTTTCAGGGTTATCTCCACTCTTATTGCTCAGTTTATGCAATTAAAATACATGCTAAAGACATGTCTGCAGTGCAATCATTCCAGAAGCTCCATTCCACACTGGCTTTTCTGGCCACCTAGGAAGaatctaaataaaaaaatgctttctaacCAACAAGTAGCAACTTTCTCTGTGACAGAATCTGCTTGAGTACCTGGAGAGATGAGATTTTCTTAGCTGGTCTGAAACCCCTCAGTGAAAAATCTGTTCTGTGATCCACTGAAGCAGGAAGAACAGAAACCCTCTCACAGTGGAGTTTTCTCAGATGTAAGCAGAATCTAGCAGCTCAttggttttaattaaatttcagaCTATCAGCTTGCATTGCTCTGTTTACATCGGTGCACATAAGAACTTACCCAAGTGGAAGATCTAACCTGCTGCTTAATTATCTATTTTGTCACACAATAGCAGAATAGTTTCCTATAAGTTGTTTTCAAACGTCTTATCCTTTTAGAGATGAATGGGCAGTAATAGTTTCTGAATATGAGAGAGAGCTTGCTTTATAACTCACACTTGCAGAAGCAAAAGCAGTGACCTGAGTATCAGACCTACACTGAGGCATATGTCCTATTGCACCCAAGGAGAGACTGAGAAGACTTTGCAAGGCCCTGGAAGATTTGAGAGATAAGTAGAACCAATCCTCCTGTCCCTCAGGCTAGGGAGCTTTATTTCAGCCTTCGCTGCTCACCACACCCTACAGATATTTACCTTCAGGAAGAGGACAGCAATGAACGCAATTGTGAAGGTGACCATCACTTTGGCATATTCCTCTGTTGACAACTTCTCCAGGGTTGGCAAAAAGCCCTGTGAAAAGAGGTAGAGGGTGTCAGTCAAACACTTGTTCCCTTTCCTAGGGTCACATAATGTGGTGGATATCCCAGCAGATTTGTCAGCCTGCCTCTCACAACAAGCACATCTCCAGTTACTTTTGGGTATatcattattgttgttattattgctgTTAACACTCCTTTGGCAAAGATCTTCAGAAGACTATTTAAATGAGAACTAAAAGTGCGACTGTTTAATAAAGATGAAAAGTTGATGCATTTTCAATGTATGCAGGCAGGCTCTATCCAAATCATTTTGCCCTGCAATTTGCATCCATAAGATTCttacaagaaaaacagagtgtaCTTTTAAGAAACACATGCATAAGCAAGCTGTCAGTCAAGAACACTGTGTTGGTGAGAACATATGGAAAATCCTCTTTTATCATCAAACAGAGCAGTTCTGGATACACCATAGAGATCAGAGAAAGTTTACTTTGTCATAACAGCCACTGAAAGAAACTTAGCAGTTCGCAGCATGACAAATCTGCTGGGCTTGCTCACCACCTACCCCGTTGTCTGAAGACTTGAGGCTGAGATAGGTGGGGACCTCCATGTAGGAGCTGCAGAGGGTGAGAATACTCAGGCAGAAgtccaggagctgcagagccaggaatGGGATCTTCGAGCGTCCCTGCTGCAAGCGCAAGAAGGGCAGGGAACAGGGTTTTGGTTATGATTACAAGATTGTGTCACGTTTATAGATTTCCCCCATTTACACAGGCCTCTGCTTTCATCTCATTTACAACCTAAGCTATTTAATTCACTTATTCAAGCCAAAATGATTAGCAAACCATCTTGTTGGGTTCATTTATACTAGCTCCTCTGAAGAAGCCTCTAGCTGGTGCAGTGATATTCCTAGCTTGTCTCCAGCACACTCACAACAACCTCCCCAGAGCCctgagacagaaaataaaatcaacaggAAGACTCTCAGACATGGGAAACTAAACACTGTCCCAGCTGTCACTCGATTTCCTTGTGGATCCTCTAACCCCTAAGAattgcaccctgcctgcagccagtgTAGGATCCACCTCCATGAAAAGCTGTGGTCCAGGGCAGTGACCCTGAACCCCTACATTTTGTGTGGGCATCCATCCCATAGAGGACACCAAGGACCATCCCAACAGTGAGCTGTGACCTACCATGTGGCTAAGGGATGACACAGAAACGATGGCTGGGACTTGTATGTAGGAACTGAACATCGTTAGGAGGCTGAGTAGAAAGTCCATGATTTGTAGAGCAAGGAACGGGATCAGGAGACGTTCCCtattctgagaaagaaaagcaatgccAGTTATTTCTGTTTCGAGTGAGAGAAAGAGAACAGCTATCGATACTGGAAAGGATGTGTGCTTTGAGAACAAATCCTCTCCTGCAATTTCTGCCTCCAAATGCAGATATAGTGTTGACAAATGCTTCAGAAACAGTGAAGGGCATCAACATTGATATTTTTCAACCCCCTCAGAAAGTTTCCATCAACTTTCACATTGTGACCTTGACACTTGATCCCACCAGAACTGTTGTTCAGCTACCCCAAGTGTTGAGCTACAAAGAAAGCCAAGTTCCCAGACCAATGCACAGTCACTTCTTCTcctgaaatagaaaatgaatcCTCATGTAATAGGGGAATTACGGCTACCCTCCAAGACCTGACTTGCAAAATAGCAAGGAAATGAGGCAATACAGCAACGTTTCCAAATCAGGATTATTTCCACCCCATAACATAAGAAATGGCTTTGATTTAAATGTCACTCAGTTTTGGTGAATCTAACAGTTAGCAGCCTTGCAAATGAGCCTGAAACTgtaaaaccagttgctctcccTCTGTTTTAAAAGAGCAGAGATATTTATCTATCATTTTGGTCTTACTTCAGCATTTCCAATGAGCATCCTCCAGTCCTTCCCCCAATACCTCCCCTAACATGGAGAGTTCCTGGCAAGTGGCTGAACGTCATTTGTGGAGAACATACCTTCACCACACCAAGGAGCAGGTTGAAGCTGATGATGAAAAGCATGATGATCAACAGGAAACTGGTGATGACATCAGCTACAAGTAAGAAAAGTAATTTCCACATTACTAAAAGCTGGAGTCTAATGTACCTATTCAACCATGCCTCTAGGGAAGATTTTAAGTGTGATAACCTGGCAGAAACAACTGCAGATGTGACAGAGTGAATGCCATGCAGCCAAAGTGCTAGAGATTGCCCTCTTTGCACTTTCTGCACTCactttttcatctgcctttgaAGTTTCTGTTACTTTAGCCCTCTCCTTGTGCAGGTTCTCAGCTCAGGCACATGGAAGCCAAAAGTCTTTATTGCTTGgactgaaattttaaatatcCTGGGCTACAATATTAAggtaaaacaataataataatgaaaggcAGAGTAGCTTTAGGCATGCAGGATTAATAAGTCTGAGCAGGAAATTATGTGAGACTCAGATAAGCTAACCAACAGCAAAAGCTATGGGACAATCTGCAAGATACTTCAGCAGGCAAGAAGCACAAATTTCAACCACCCACCACTAGCATGGACCACAGAGTTTCGGAGTGAAATACCTCGCCTCCATCCAGTCTCTGTAGTTGCCAAATGCAACATCCTCCTTAAAAAAATGAACGTGCAAGGAGAACAACATGAGGTAGTTCTGCCTACAGGGCTAGGTAATCGCTGTCTGCTGTTGTGGGCCCAGGAAGGCGATCTCTGCCAGGTGTGTAGCTTCCTACTGAACAGTTCCCACAAAGCAATTTTCCCTCTTGGTATTGCAGCCTGCCCTGATAAGGACTACCAAAGTTTTGCTTGCACCGAACACTATACATATTTGATCTCTGTAGCAGTCTACATAgcgtcatttttttttttcttaaaaaagaagaaaaaaagcagctctcTCCAAAGGCAAAGCACTGCTACTTTCTTTATCCACCTCTGCATGATGCACAGTCTTTTGTAGTGCCTCCTCCAGCTCAAGCCTGATTTCTTTCTTATTGCTTTACCTGAATTTAAAGTAGCAACACATTATTTGGGTCTCCAATTACAAAATGCTTGAATAAAGGATAGAGATTTATTAGAAGAGagccaaacttttatttttttctggcttttttaaAGCAACTGTTGCTTTCCAAAGGTACAACATCCCTCAGACATCAGAAAGGTTTGATTACTGGTTTGTTTTCCCCGCAGACAGCTGTGCAATTTATTCCACGACTAGTGAATAAATCCAGTCCTTAACTATATTCTTCCATTACCTCTTTAAGCCCTTCCACTTGCTTTCATAAAGAAATATAGAATTATGTTGTCATATATTGGATTCCTTATCTATTCCAGCTGCAATGAAATCCTTTCACTGCTCCATATTACACAACTCCACCCCAAACCCTCTCTCAAAGACACCACACCACCTTGGACAGCTTTGAGAATTTTTGCCTACAGCTTTGGTAGCACGTTACCAAATGTGGGGATAGAAGAGTACATCAGTGTTTGGGCATATATTAAATTGCCTTTAACTCAACTCCTATCTTTGCTAacaatagttttttgtttgtgtttgatttttattaaaaaaaaatatatgtcaaGGCAGTGAAGTTCCTCTTTTTCTGGCATGTAATCCCAACACTGTTGTTTGCAGTAACAAAATATTTGCCCCAGAGCAGTTGCAGTTATGCCATAATTTGGCCAGTGAGGGACCGAAATGCACTCAGCTCTCCCCAGTCAGAGCAAGAGCTGTGCTGGAGAAGGACAGACCTTCCACCCAGCCATGCCTGTGACATCTGGCAGGAGATGAGCGCCCATGAGCTGCAGGAACTGCAACGTGCAAACTGTCAGGCATGCCTCCAGCTCTAAGCAGGGTAGGTATGGACAAATGCAAGCTAAAGAAAGGACCAAAAATGATGGTGAGAAGCTCTGGAGCCCTCCCAGGGTTGTAAAAGACCTGCCTGACAGCTGGGCTGAGCCACAACTGGCAGCCAGACAGGGCAGGTGGCACCAACGCTCCTCACTGCACAGCCTTTGCTAGCAGAGGGCACCCACTTTCATTTAAACGCATTGATACAGCAGTCAGATATTCTAACTTCCCTTACTTTCTTCTCAAGTAGTCAGCAGCACGCTTGAGATTTTCTGAGAGAAACCATTAGCCTGAGAAGAAGCTCTGACCAGCACTTCCTTCCCCAAGCATGAGAAACTCCTTTCTCTCGGGAGCTCGAAGGGGAAAACCCTCTGAGGAGCCCACATCTCCTGGAGGAGCACAAGTGGCTTATCTGGAACAGGAGAGGCTTGCTGCTGCAAGAGCAACAAGAGCTGCTGCACACACAGGTGTCAGCCAGGAAAGGCCAAAGGGAGCAATAGAAAGTGTCCAACAAACACTTAAGGTGTATCAGGAAAAAGGGAGTTTGACAGCACAAAATGAGGGAGCAGCTTTTACAGCTTTCGCTTctattctggaaaataaatcccggtgtgttttttttttttttttttttttttttttttctccctgcttttttttttttttttttttaactgtaaaatAATGAGAATTGAAACATgtaagaagaggaagaagtcttaggaaacagcagggaaaggaaACCCAAACCCAGCAAGCCTTAAACGAGAACAGAGAGAGGAATGGATGTGGTGCTGTACTGCAGAAGAGGCTGCTCACAGCTTTGCAGCTCATGAGGGTCACGGAAAGAGCCCGAGCTTCAAGGCAGAAAACCAACCCCACCTCTCAGAAGCAGGAGAGTGGAAACAAGGCTGAGGTGGtgcacaaagaaacaaaggttAGCACAACGACAGCATAAGCTCCAAATAAAGAAGAGCTTGACAAAGACAACACACTCAGCATTTGCAGAGATGgatgaaaaagcaaacagccGAGCCCCGCTAAACCCCATTTTCCCTTGTTCTCCTCCCAGAATCAGCAATCAGCTGCCTGCCCCAGAGGGGATTTCTCTCTTTAGCATGGTGTTTCCTCAGATTCAAggcagctgtgtttttctgcctctttctgcCTGGTCTCATGCTTCAGCTCTCGGCAGGCTCGCTAATTAATGGGATAACCAGCCATCGCTTCTGCAGGCTAATTGTCCAGCTGAACTTCCCAAGCAGAACctagattaaagaaaaaacacaacacaaagaaaacccaaagaaacaaaaagtctGCAACCTGACAGAAACAGAGggatggaaaggaaaaggaaaagcaagaaaaagcaacCTTCCACCCActgcctgcctcctgcttcTTCACAGCAGATACACTCGCCCTTTCTGCTGGCAGCACATCTCCCTGTTCTAGGGATGTTTTAGCACCAACAGATCTGGCCTCAGTAATCAAAGATTTTGC
This sequence is a window from Anas platyrhynchos isolate ZD024472 breed Pekin duck chromosome 24, IASCAAS_PekinDuck_T2T, whole genome shotgun sequence. Protein-coding genes within it:
- the LAPTM5 gene encoding lysosomal-associated transmembrane protein 5, with translation MTTETTTEPPKCCFFNIKTATVALGIFHMVMSILLLIEYSLEVASGKGFCKDLDKDYYRVADVITSFLLIIMLFIISFNLLLGVVKNRERLLIPFLALQIMDFLLSLLTMFSSYIQVPAIVSVSSLSHMQGRSKIPFLALQLLDFCLSILTLCSSYMEVPTYLSLKSSDNGGFLPTLEKLSTEEYAKVMVTFTIAFIAVLFLKAYMFKCVLSCFKYIKASKRGSVKVDPQAAEKAVLPSYEEALELPSKECPPPYIAI